A segment of the Solea solea chromosome 14, fSolSol10.1, whole genome shotgun sequence genome:
cacctgtgagtctgtgtctcacctgtgtctcacctgtgagtctgtgtctcacctgtgtctcacctgtgagtctgtgtctcacctgtgtctcacctgtgagtCTGACTCGTCTCTCTGCAGAGATGTTGGACGACACAGTCGTCCTCGCCGCCGTCACCGTGCTCGCTGTCCTGGAGCAAGGTAGGAGAGaagcaaagcatgctgggatGTAGggaacttgtgtttttattttgaggtttctctaagtttattttcattttattgtgtgtgtgtgtgtgtgtgtgtgtgtgtgtgtccaggtattactaatgttgtggggacctaaaactgtttacacactgacattatggggacttgtttccttgtggggacaaaaatcaagtccccacaacgtaaatgcctacattttaaaatgaagacatgttttaaggttaggttgaggttaggattaggattaggattggGCCAatagtaattgtggttagggttagagtaagtctccaggaaatgaatgtaagtcaatacAATGTccccaatgtgtgtgtgcgcgtgcgtgcgcaGCTTATTTCTCTCTGCAGGTTATTTATGCGAGGAGGAAGTACTCAGTGTCGCCCCCTGCCACCAGCGGCCCGCCGGAGTTTGACAGGATCTTCAGAGCTCAGTGAGTTTCAGATGAACATGATTGACATGAAAGTCTTTTTATAAACACGTACATAAACATAAACGCtcttaatgagtgtgtgtgtgtgtgtgtgtgtggtcctacAGTAAACGTAAACATTATACACATAATTCTAAATCTTTAATAATGACACAAACAGAGATGAAGTTAAATGTAACCATCGTCATCACTCAGTAACTATGTGGTCAATGTCGCCATCTAGTGGGTGAACGGGTAACTGCAGTTTAACTGTGAGTCACACAGTCACGACCTTTTGACCTTTTACTTTGTGGAATCACATGGAAAAATGATTTGACTCAGCGTTGTTGCTGCTGACGCCCCCTACAGGCCGCcctgtgtcattgtgtgtgtgtgtgtgtgtgtgtgtgtgttcagagcaAACTGCTCCGAGTATTTCCCCATCTTCATCATTCTGCTGTGGACGTCTGGAGTCTTCCTCAGCCAAGGtgatatctcacacacacacacacacactgtctcacacacacaggtgtgtaaccctctccccccccccccccccacagcgCTCTCGTCCCTCTGCGGTCTTCTTTATTTATACGGACGTTTCCTTTATTTTCGTGGATATTCACAGTCGTCACTTGGACGGTAGGGGGCGCCGCCTGTCAATCGAACACGCCAGCCTTGGCAGAGTGGCGtgatttgacctttgacctcttgtCTCCTCAGCCTGGCTCCTCTGTATTTCAGCGCTCGCGTCCTCTGGACTCTCATCGCTCTCTCGTGTCTCGGCGTCGTCCTCTCGTTCTGCCGCGTTCACCTGAACGTGGACGTCCTGCACGAGCTCGGCTCCGCCCTCCACCTCGTCTGACCCTGAAGAAGCTGGGGGTCAGAGGTCGTGGATCATGGATTGAtctggtttttctttcttttctttatatttaaaaaaaattacattattttcttGACGTCCATTGTATTATGTATCCATTGAAtccattgatttattttctacttcctgttttcaaaataagtttccattttattttattgtgaacaaaattataattttccaccagaaagagaaaaaagttcagattttcttcattttttgtaa
Coding sequences within it:
- the ltc4s gene encoding leukotriene C4 synthase, which gives rise to MLDDTVVLAAVTVLAVLEQAYFSLQVIYARRKYSVSPPATSGPPEFDRIFRAQANCSEYFPIFIILLWTSGVFLSQALSSLCGLLYLYGRFLYFRGYSQSSLGRLAPLYFSARVLWTLIALSCLGVVLSFCRVHLNVDVLHELGSALHLV